Proteins found in one Orcinus orca chromosome 11, mOrcOrc1.1, whole genome shotgun sequence genomic segment:
- the LOC105748917 gene encoding 60S ribosomal protein L36a-like, which translates to MVNVPKTPRTFCKKCGKHQPHKVTQYKKGKDSLYAQGKRRYDRKQSGYGGQTKPIFRKKAKTTKKIVLRLECVQPNCRSKRMLAIKRCKHFELGGDEKRKGQVIHF; encoded by the coding sequence ATGGTGAACGTTCCTAAAACCCCCCGGACTTTCTGTAAGAAGTGTGGCAAGCACCAACCCCACAAAGTGACACAGTACAAGAAGGGCAAGGATTCTCTGTATGCCCAGGGAAAGCGGCGTTATGACAGGAAGCAGAGTGGCTATGGTGGTCAGACTAAGCCGATTTTCCGGAAAAAGGCTAAAACTACAAAGAAGATTGTGCTGAGGCTTGAATGTGTTCAGCCGAACTGCAGATCTAAGAGAATGCTGGCTATTAAGAGATGCAAGCATTTTGAGCTGGGAGGAGATGAGAAGAGAAAGGGCCAAGTGATCCATTTCTGA